The following is a genomic window from Dioscorea cayenensis subsp. rotundata cultivar TDr96_F1 chromosome 10, TDr96_F1_v2_PseudoChromosome.rev07_lg8_w22 25.fasta, whole genome shotgun sequence.
TCTCAGTACTCTCATGCATAAAAGGCTAGCTAGCCTGGTGTAGGAACAGACACCAACATCCTTGCTTTATTTGCCAGCTCTTGATCATTCCTTGAATTCATCCATCATAGATGTATATGTTTCAATCatgatgcatgcatgcatgctttaaTGTCTAATCCAACAGAATAAAGATCAACTGCATTGGTTCAAATGTGCAAGATATTCTTTGGCAggtcttttatttcttctgcAGATGATCAGTATAGTGTACTCAACTTGATTTTATGCAtagttttgtatataaaaagtcatttatttagtaattaaagttgccttctttttcttttttttttttgggaggaatggagagagagagaatttggTACTTGAAAGGTTTTTGATCATTATGTTATAAATCTGTAGATGAATGAAAAGGAATCAATGAAAGCTCAAGGAGCTTCTGCTTTTCCTTACATTAGTGGGGCTTTGGCATGACATTTATCTCCAATGATTGGGAGAAGCTAGCTAAAGAGCTTGCAGCCTCTTGTCCTCTTCTAATTAAATCATCACTAGAAGGATAATAAGAAATCTTCTTTCTAATATATATCACCCTTTGATTGTTTTGTTGCCTTCTTcttctataattaattaacatttttaAAGTCCTCTGCTTAAACTATTTCTTTGTATTAATTTGAGGTTGCTAAGTATATATTCAGATGATTCCAAGAATGATATGGTTTGTGTTTGTCTCTTGTTTTGGCTATGGCTATCTACCTCTatcattgagaaaagaaaactaataaGGAAGCCATAGGATCAACATATAATCTTTAGCTTGATTACTGTTTTTGtcctaattaatgttttaataaaaaagaagtaGAAATATTCTAACCAGTTGAAATGGAACAAAAAGTTGTTACCTTGCGTGATAATTTGGtgttacctatatatatatatatagacctcCTTAATTATAATTGGATTACTCTTCATGGGTTACCAGTGTTTTAAGTATGTACATCACTGATAGTTTAATTGTTAGATAGtgatttttatatgttaattacTCAGTGTTAGAGTGAATACTTAATTaacacgtatatatatatatatatatatatatggttactTTGCTTATGAAAACTATATGgattatattaatgaagaaaaagcCGGCAAGGGTGtggaatgatgaagatgatgttgaTATATCCCATTAAGTATTAATTTGATAGTACTTTCCAACTGTAATTGATAAGCTTAGGCAATATTAGATCATTAGCATGAGACAAACTTTGTTTAGTTTAGGGTTTTGCTCCATAAAGTCTGGTTTGCACTtcatttctttctctctctttctctttccttctCTCATGTAAAACATTTACATGGACATCACTCTCCAAGCACAAGAACTACACTACCTCACCCTCTCACAAAGACAATATTCTCATGAGCAAGAAAGCatgcaaaaccctaatcatcaCCATCAACAACACCAAATAACAACAAGCCAAACACTGGAGTCCATTGATCCAAGTGCAAGTGGGAAATGGGCTGAAAAGCTACTGAAAGAGTGTGCAAAAGCTATCTCAGAGAAGGACTCTGGTAAGATCCATCACTTCCTTTGGATGTTGAATGAGCTTGCTTCCCCTTATGGTGACTGTGACCAAAAGCTAGCCTACTATTTCTTGCAAGCTTTCTTTTGCAAAGCCACTGAATCAGGAGAACGCTGTTACAAGACTTTGATTTCAGTTGCTGAGAAAAGCCATAGTTTTGAGTCTGCAAGGAAGGTAATACTTAAGTTCCAGGAAGTTAGTCCATGGACAACCTTTGGCCATGTTGCTTCTAATGGTGCCATCTTGGAAGCCATGGATGGAGAGGCCAAGCTTCATATTATAGATATAAGTAGTACTTATTGCACTCAGTGGCCGACGTTGCTCGAAGCCTTGGCGACGAGGAATGATGACACGCCGCACTTGAGACTAACCGTGGTGGTCACCGCCGGCACCGGAGGATCAGTGATGAAGGAAATTGGACAAAGGATGGAGAAGTTTGCTAGGTTAATGGGTGTGCCATTTGAGTTCAATGTGGTGAGTGGGTTCTCAAGGTTAGGGGAACTCAAAGAGGAAGATTTCGGTGTTAGAGACGACGAGGCAGTGGCCGTGAACTGCATCGGAGCTCTTCGGAAAGTTAGTGTGATTGAGAGGAGTCCGTTTATCCGAATGCTTCACCATCTTCGGCCGAAGGTGGTGACTGTGGTGGAAGAGGAGGCAGACTTCACTAGCAACTTGGATGAATTCATGGCTTGCTCTGAAGAATGCTTGAGGTTTTATAGTATCTTTTTTGAGATGTTGGAAGAGAGCTTTGTGCCAACAAGCAATGAAAGGCTAATGTTAGAAAGAGAGAGTTCTAGGAGCATACTAAGTGTATTGGCATgtgaaggagaaggaggaggagagtgtGAGAGGAGGGAGAAAGGGAGTCAATGGTGTGAAAGGCTCACCGGAGACTTCTCTCCGATGAGCTTCAATGACGATGGAGTGGATGATGTTAAGGCTCTCTTACGGAGATACCGTGCAGGGTGGGCACTCTTGCCGGCTCAAGGTACTGATGCCACTGGTCTCTACTTGACATGGAAGGATGAACCTGTTGTCTGGGCTTCAGCTTGGAAACCCTCATGaattctaaaaaagaaaatttcagcTACTGTATATGTTTTTGAATCTAGATTCTAGTTTTGTCAGGTATAGGATTTGTTTTGCTTCTTGCTCTTAATTCCCTAAgtgttttgtttgtctttctcTTCATTAATCTCTATGCATGATGATCAGTTTAATTTTGCATGCAATGCAATGCAATTTGTTAACTTCTTCAGTAtttatcatcaatgaattttttAACTTCATCTAAACTCATATGAtgggacatatatatatatatatatataaactgcaTGAATGTATATTGGAAATGGATAAAGGAATAGATTAACAGGAATGAAAAGTTCCACTGATCTGACACAAAGAAATGGGCATAGTAGTAGTGTGTCTTGACTGAACATGGCCCACATTTTAGTGGGGAACAACACTCTGGTTTTCTTAGAGATTTGATTAAAGCAGAGCCATTACTTCTTGTTGTTTGTCTGTCCATTAAATGGCAAATGGCAAgctcttcttcttgttataaGATTAATAACAGTTTCTAGGGATTTCTGAAAATGTAGAAGCAAAGCAGTGAGGTCTTTATCTCAGATGTCACATAGctttatatttgaataaaaatttatgagtaATTCCCTAGTCTTAAAGACAAgcacaaaagaacaagaagataagcTTGTGTATAGTTTGAGTGAGTGATTAAGTTCttacttaaaattataaaaatactgcATGGGATTTCAAAGAACTCCAAACACTATTTCTAAACCTGCATTTGTGAATTATTAGAATGctttttccaacttttttcttgttgatcaaTCGCTTTTGTAGCCCACTAGGGAAGCCTTGATATGATATCAAGTGTtcagaaaagagagagagagatttgcTTGTAGGACAGGATATATCACTGAAGAAATAACagaaaaaagagaaacatgTATAACTCTTGATCACAGGTTCATGTTTCCTAACATGATCTTCCATCCATGTTCCAACAAATTGTGATATCATGAGCATTATACACAAATATTTGATGAAGTGAATATCCTGAGATTTCAttgatcaaaatatatatacaaaatatatatatacatctagaTGTTAATTAAAAGCATACGAATGCACAAAATATACGGACTTAATCACTCCTTGGTGGAAATTAAGGAAATTTCACAAATGGTGGTATCATTCTTCTTACGTTGTGAATGTTCtatatagatataattaagTTGTTAAATACAAATCAATCATATTATTTTGACTCAATTCAATCGAAAGACTTAAAATACTATATTAGATATATGGAAgctaattatattatttgtattctATTTAATCTAATAGACATAAGTTGATGATAGAAATTCCCCGGCTTTAATGTTCTagttcatatttataaaattatccaaCATGAGTAGACTTTGTCACCTTTAGGCGGACTTCGTCTTCTCATCTGATGTTAGCATTCTTCTGCACTATGTGTTCCCcgtttgcttgaatttttatatttgcataacCAATGGTGATGAATCTCTGTTTTTACTTTGAGAGTTGCCTGTTTTTCccctctttttcttgtttgtcttattttccttgttggttctttgtactttttttttcaataaattttgatttatttatttttattaaaaaaaaattattgaacatgAAACTATTGGttactttaataaaaataaactacatTTAATGACAAAATGATTTTGCCTAACATTAATTGTATAAGGAGTTTTTGCCACATCTAggtatcaaaataaaaacttcgCCAAACTAGATGCATGGATCATCTAATTTTATCTTCTTCCCTTCTCATTTGTTCAATGTTTTATGTACGAATAAGACTACTTTTTGATGCGTCATCTAATTCATTGTCCTCCCTTCTCATAAGTTCAACTTTctgaatacaaataaaacatattatatttgtagatcaaattcaaatcaaaattaattaaattaattgatagaatgaaaaatccaaaataatttattattttccaaaTGAATCCAATGTTAGATTAAAGTAAACTGAAAACAATACAAGCTGGAACAAAACAGAACAACAAAAACGCACCAGACAGAAACAAGGAACATAGAAAATTagcaaccataaaaaaaaaataaataagagaaaacAAAACACATAGCCGAATTGGCAAAATCTATCAAACGGAGACAAAGGTCTACTCGTGCTGTCAGGTGGAGGAATCACTCCTGAGGtggttgttgtgatgtggtACGACTGAAATGCTCAACTGGTCGCTCCTTCAGGAATTATCAGCTAAGTCTGTAATATATACATCTTAAgggtgtatatatgcatatatatttttgggaatTTATAATGCAAATTTGTCATCAATTTTCAATTGTTTTCCAATTTCTACATGTCCCTCTCAACATCTTGTCCTCTTGTTCTCCTACACATTCACGTCCGTATTGTTCTTCAAAGCTCTTTAATCAAGTGAATTCTCTAATTGATGAGTGGGACATGACATTGAAACTTATTTGCTTGGCTTTATGACCTTTCATTGGTATGTTTCTATCATCATTATCTCAAATTGTTGAGCATCAAACATTAAATCTATTGATGTCTTTGAGATATCTAACTTTGAATCTAGCTTACGTATCTCTAAATATCTTATCAGAGATTGGTTTTTTTCCATAGAGGATTTCTTACTTCTATAACATCTTTCCATTTGGTGTCTCTACATCATGTGAACAActagtgtttatatttttttattgatataacCATCTTTActtgcagaaaaaaaaaagaaaaacttatttataattcaatcaaaacattgaaAATCTTACATGTAGTTGTCTTATTTGTGTTAAAAACTTCATTTAGGATGAAATGGATAGTCTGCAAAACCATTTCAGGAAcatttctatatataaatatagttttttcttTGATGTGGTAGTACTGAAATTCAGAATCTTGAAGCATACTTTTCATAgtaccacacacacacacaaaaaaaaaaaaaatataattaatgcaTTTTTATTGTAGTttagtaattatataatattccaTCATTATcccaaaatgatatattatcttCATAAGGCTACCCTCatataattcaaattattaagataagaataatttaatataCAGATAGGAGAAAAGAAATTGGATGACATAAGTTAACATAATAAAGAATAGGactaaatatgtatatttaataGTACCAAAGATTATAACTTTTAGAATTATAGCCAGTTTGctcacaattaaaaataatttataaaatatattttaataaatcaaatatattatcaaagTAAATAATACGTTTTAAACTTTGCTAAATGACAACATTTCTTCTATGAATTAAGTGAGTTAGCTtcgtttttttattaatgtacagccttttttttttgccacCATTTTGTACCACTCAAATATAGGTCTAAAACCTTCCAAAATAGGCGGAAAAAATTGgcaaatcaatattttaatttgaaaaacttatttattagTCAGTCTCTCTAacattttaatttcaattttctctatagtctctttttttttcagtttacttatttttcagtccgtgcattaatttattttatttataaatctaattttatcatatttacaaAATGTACTTTccgtttatttattatatttttttatttaacattatgtGTTTACGTGTAACTAtacaagtttttaattaaaatgtaacatttttatttaatatttgttgttgatctcttagtttgttgtttattattttgtgttttctattaaaatCGCTGAGGGCATTTCTAACAAAAgtattagaaaataaacaagGAAATGGTGTCAGAAAAAGAAAGGACTTTTTGGTGATATAAAATAGTTCAGGGATTTTTTTGATCAAGTGATAAAATTGGAGGGATGATATggacaaattttcttttaattttgattttatattgttttacatatttaaaaagaatttaaaaaaaaatcataatttattttttttaataaaaccgaACTTCACACACATGTGCCCTCACTCTACGTGAGCTGAGATTCGAACTCGCTTTTCACAGGGGTAATGCCAATAAATCAAGAGATCATTAGCTTTGTAAaccttttttatattaaaaataatggctagttttcttaaaaaataattataaattagcaattattaatatttttagccCACTAACATCACCATCTGATTTTGTAAGCTGTCCTTTAAGTGAGCCAAAGTGGGCCGAGCCTAGACTTTCAAAGGCCCATCACAAaatctaaatatattattttaataaaatagaaggGCTTGTATGCATAATCTCTCTTAGGTATAAAAGAGCAGCAACATTCCAAGGTTAGGGTTTTGCAGAGCGGCGTTGCATCGAGAACTCGGGCCAAAGAAATCCGCCGAAATGGTGCCTTTTCTCGTTTTGAATTAGTTTTTCCTCATCGTTTTCGATTCAATTTCCAACTCTGTGAATTCCTTGATATATCTTTTGTATGCTATCTCGAAGTAT
Proteins encoded in this region:
- the LOC120270087 gene encoding protein SHORT-ROOT-like isoform X2, which gives rise to MDITLQAQELHYLTLSQRQYSHEQESMQNPNHHHQQHQITTSQTLESIDPSASGKWAEKLLKECAKAISEKDSAFFCKATESGERCYKTLISVAEKSHSFESARKVILKFQEVSPWTTFGHVASNGAILEAMDGEAKLHIIDISSTYCTQWPTLLEALATRNDDTPHLRLTVVVTAGTGGSVMKEIGQRMEKFARLMGVPFEFNVVSGFSRLGELKEEDFGVRDDEAVAVNCIGALRKVSVIERSPFIRMLHHLRPKVVTVVEEEADFTSNLDEFMACSEECLRFYSIFFEMLEESFVPTSNERLMLERESSRSILSVLACEGEGGGECERREKGSQWCERLTGDFSPMSFNDDGVDDVKALLRRYRAGWALLPAQGTDATGLYLTWKDEPVVWASAWKPS
- the LOC120270087 gene encoding protein SHORT-ROOT-like isoform X1; protein product: MDITLQAQELHYLTLSQRQYSHEQESMQNPNHHHQQHQITTSQTLESIDPSASGKWAEKLLKECAKAISEKDSGKIHHFLWMLNELASPYGDCDQKLAYYFLQAFFCKATESGERCYKTLISVAEKSHSFESARKVILKFQEVSPWTTFGHVASNGAILEAMDGEAKLHIIDISSTYCTQWPTLLEALATRNDDTPHLRLTVVVTAGTGGSVMKEIGQRMEKFARLMGVPFEFNVVSGFSRLGELKEEDFGVRDDEAVAVNCIGALRKVSVIERSPFIRMLHHLRPKVVTVVEEEADFTSNLDEFMACSEECLRFYSIFFEMLEESFVPTSNERLMLERESSRSILSVLACEGEGGGECERREKGSQWCERLTGDFSPMSFNDDGVDDVKALLRRYRAGWALLPAQGTDATGLYLTWKDEPVVWASAWKPS